One segment of Deltaproteobacteria bacterium DNA contains the following:
- a CDS encoding SIS domain-containing protein: MANRLDELFAAEGSASVFARGYSRYLSELLQALDGSAVAAVAECLLQARSHGRTVFFAGNGGSAATASHFAQDLAAVGQKAGVAGFRSLSLTDHTARLTAVANDSGYAHIFTAQMDGLFQAGDVLVAISASGESPNVVAAVQWAKARQGVTIGFVGFTGGTLAQCCDHVLHVRTAPGEYGPVEDVHLAVEHMITGYLALRLRQEKEAV, from the coding sequence ATGGCCAATCGGTTGGACGAGTTGTTTGCCGCAGAGGGATCGGCATCCGTGTTTGCGCGCGGTTACAGCCGCTATCTGAGTGAACTCCTGCAAGCCCTCGATGGTTCCGCCGTCGCGGCCGTGGCCGAATGTTTACTGCAGGCGCGTTCGCACGGACGCACGGTCTTTTTTGCCGGCAACGGCGGGAGCGCTGCGACCGCCTCCCATTTCGCGCAAGACCTGGCCGCCGTTGGTCAGAAGGCCGGCGTTGCCGGGTTCCGCAGCCTGAGCTTGACCGACCACACGGCCCGGCTAACGGCAGTCGCCAACGACTCCGGTTACGCCCACATTTTTACTGCGCAAATGGACGGCCTCTTCCAGGCCGGAGATGTGTTGGTTGCAATCTCCGCCAGCGGCGAGAGTCCCAATGTAGTGGCCGCCGTGCAGTGGGCCAAGGCCCGGCAAGGGGTCACGATCGGTTTCGTTGGCTTTACCGGCGGCACGTTGGCGCAGTGCTGCGATCACGTCCTTCACGTCCGCACTGCCCCCGGCGAATACGGCCCCGTCGAAGATGTGCATTTGGCCGTAGAACACATGATTACTGGCTATTTGGCACTTCGATTACGGCAGGAGAAAGAGGCAGTGTAG